DNA sequence from the Burkholderia pyrrocinia genome:
CCGGGCAATAACGGATGCAAAAGATGCCATGTGCAATCGGAGATGATCATGTGGGCGCAGAATCGTCGGCGCGCTGTGCACATCGATATGCCTTCTTGCCATGCCCACACTCTCCCGGAGCGCGCCCGTTCATGTCATCCGGAGTTGCGCGGATGATGACCGCGTCGAAACGTCAATCGACGTTCGTTGACGAGTGCACGCCAATTGAGCTTCATCAACGCGAAGACGAAGCCGAGCAATACCAGTTGCGTGACGACGAAGTATCCGCCGAGGTAAGTGCCTTCGAGCTGAGATTCCACATCCAGCCGGGTCGACGCAAAGCGGCCGAGGAGCGCCCAGATCGCATAGGTCATTGCGCGGCCGATGAAGAACGCCACAGCGATGATCTTGAGCGGCAACCCTGATAGTCCATACGCGATGAACAGATAGTTCGATGGAAGCGGGCTCAATGCATAGAAAAAGAATGCGCTGGCGGTCAGCGTCTTGTGCTTCCGCAGCCAGTGTGTGGCGATGTCGATATTCTCGCGATCGGATTCCCGTATCCAGCGGGACCGCACGAGCGACCTCGCGAAGGTAGCCAGAATGACGCGGCCCGTTGTCGCAGCGCCAGCCGCGACGACAGCAAAGATCAATGGATTTCCGGTAGGCAGATTGAACCCGACCCACGACATCGCCATCCAGGTCGGAGGGGCGAACGCCGGTATGAGATTCAGCAGAAGAATCACGAGGAACAGCACGGCCAGCGTTAGCACGATATCGACTCCAGGCCATCCGGCATCATGATTCCATTTTGCTGACGAAAGGCGTCGACGGCTTGACTCACGTCAAGCAAGGCATCGTGCCCGCATTTCGCCGGAGGCGTGTCGTCCTGACCCAGGTCAAGCATCGGACGGAGGCATTTCTTAGACTGATGCAACACCATCCGCGACCGGATTCGGGTTCACCGAACACGTCCATGCACGGGGATCTGAAATATCGTCATGTCTCGAATTCCCTGGTCAATCGATTTCATGTTGCTGGTCTTTGCGGCCGTTACGCTCGCCGGTGGAGGCGTGTGCGTTGCGTTCGGCCTGCCTTCAGTCGCGCGAATCGTCTGGCTGCTCGGTACGTTGCCGGTCTTGCTCGCCCTGACTGTATCCATTGCAAAGGCCGTCGTGAAGCGGCAGGCCGGCATCGATGTTCTCGCGTGGCTGGCGATCGGGCTGGCGGTGGCGCTCGACGAGACGCTGACTGCCGCCGTCATTGCATTGATGCTGGCCAGCGGACGTACCCTCGAACAGTATGCGCAAGATCGTGCGCAACGCGAGATGACCGCGCTGCTCAGCCGTGCGCCCCGGCAGGCAATCCGATTCGAGAACGGTGAATGGCGTTCTGTCGCGCTGGAAACCATTCGCCCCGGCGACCGGCTGCTCGTGCGAAGCGGCGAATTCGTGCCGGTCGACGGCACGCTGACCAATGACGCGGAACTGGACGAATCCATGCTGACGGGCGAGTCGTCGACCCAGCGGCGAAGCTCCGGGGAGCTCGCATGCAGCGGCGTGGTGAACGCCGGTGCTCCGTTTGAAATGGTCGCCCGCGCGACGGTCGGCGACAGTACATTCGCCGGTATCGTCCGGATGGTCGAGAGTGCGCAACGCGAGCGCAGTCCGGCCGTCCGTCTTGCGGATCGCTATGCGGCATTCTTCGTGCTGGTTTCGCTGCTGATCGCGGGTATCTCCTGGCTGGTGACAGGCGACGTTGCACGCGCGCTTGCCGTGCTCGTCGTAGCCACTCCATGTCCGTTGATCCTCGCGGTGCCGGTAGCAATCGTTTCCGGCATGTCGCGCTGTTCGAAGCGAGGCGTTCTGGTCAAAGGCGGAGGCGCGCTGGAACGTCTAGCGCAAGCGACGATTCTCTTCTTCGACAAGACAGGGACGCTGACGGGCGGCCGGGCACGCATCGTTTCGATCGAGTGCGGCCCGGATGTCGGAACGCACGATGTGCTGCGTTTCGCGGCATCGTTGGCGCAAGCTTCGGGTCATGTCATTTCGGATGCGTTGACGGTCGCGGCGCGGGAACGCCACGTCGACCTTTCTCCGCCGTCGGCCGTCAAGGAAACGGCCGGCGAAGGCGTGACAGGCCAGGTCGACAACCGGACCGTCGCAATCGGCAAGTTCGAGTACGTATCCGCCCGTTCGACCGTTGTGCCCTGGAGCGACGCCTTCCTTCGGCGGGTCGGCAGCCAGGGCGGGGTTGCTGTATTCGTTGGCGTGGATGGCGCGATGATCGGCGCAATTCAAATGGCCGACCAGGTGCGGCTGGAAACGCCGAGGGCATTGCGGCTGCTGAAACGCGAGGGCGTCAAGCGTCTCATCATGCTGACCGGCGACCGGCGGGACATTGCGGAAGCCGTTGGCGAACTGTTGGGCGTAACCGATGTACGCGCGGAGCAAACGCCAACGGACAAGCTTGCCGCCATTCGGGCAGCTCGCAAGGAGGGCGTAGTGATCATGGTGGGCGACGGCGTGAATGACGCGCCAGCGCTGGCGGCG
Encoded proteins:
- a CDS encoding heavy metal translocating P-type ATPase; this translates as MSRIPWSIDFMLLVFAAVTLAGGGVCVAFGLPSVARIVWLLGTLPVLLALTVSIAKAVVKRQAGIDVLAWLAIGLAVALDETLTAAVIALMLASGRTLEQYAQDRAQREMTALLSRAPRQAIRFENGEWRSVALETIRPGDRLLVRSGEFVPVDGTLTNDAELDESMLTGESSTQRRSSGELACSGVVNAGAPFEMVARATVGDSTFAGIVRMVESAQRERSPAVRLADRYAAFFVLVSLLIAGISWLVTGDVARALAVLVVATPCPLILAVPVAIVSGMSRCSKRGVLVKGGGALERLAQATILFFDKTGTLTGGRARIVSIECGPDVGTHDVLRFAASLAQASGHVISDALTVAARERHVDLSPPSAVKETAGEGVTGQVDNRTVAIGKFEYVSARSTVVPWSDAFLRRVGSQGGVAVFVGVDGAMIGAIQMADQVRLETPRALRLLKREGVKRLIMLTGDRRDIAEAVGELLGVTDVRAEQTPTDKLAAIRAARKEGVVIMVGDGVNDAPALAAADVGIAMGARGAAASSEAADVVLLVDRLDRLVDAMRIARQSRRIALQSVVIGMSLSVAAMTIAALGFLQPIAGAVIQEIIDVVVIINALRASLARPMSTEARLADIDVEKLKSEHSALAPLMDQIRDLADRIPKLSGAIMANELAHVIDSLDERLLPHEQSDDLDVYPRLAPLLGGEDPLAAMSSAHREIFKMVRSLRQMVADMPDDGPDAMQMQAVQRLLYGLEAIVRLHCAQEEELFHAVGTDA